The following proteins come from a genomic window of Populus alba chromosome 12, ASM523922v2, whole genome shotgun sequence:
- the LOC118044578 gene encoding coatomer subunit alpha-1, with the protein MLTKFETKSNRVKGLSFHSKRPWILASLHSGVIQLWDYRMGTLIDRFDEHDGPVRGVHFHKSQPLFVSGGDDYKIKVWNYKLHRCLFTLLGHLDYIRTVQFHHEYPWIVSASDDQTIRIWNWQSRTCISVLTGHNHYVMCASFHPKEDLVVSASLDQTVRVWDIGALRKKTVSPADDIMRLTPMNTDLFGGVDAVVKYVLEGHDRGVNWAAFHPTLPLIVSGADDRQVKLWRMNDTKAWEVDTLRGHMNNVSCVMFHAKQDIIVSNSEDKSIRVWDVTKRTGVQTFRREHDRFWILASHPEMNLLAAGHDSGMIVFKLERERPAFALSGDSLFYTKDRFLRFFEFSTQRDTQVIPIRRPGTTSLNQSPRTLSYSPTENAVLICSDVDGGSYELYVIPKDSIARGDAVPEAKRGAGGSAVFVARNRFAVLDKSSNQVLVKNLKNEVVKKSGLPISGDAIFYAGTGNLLCRAEDRVVIFDLQQRLVLGELQTPFVKYVVWSNDMESVALLSKHAIIIASKKLVHQCTLHETIRVKSGAWDDNGVFIYTTLNHIKYCLPNGDSGIIRTLDVPIYITKISGNTIFCLDRDGKNRAIVIDATEYIFKLSLLKKRYDHVMSMIRNSQLCGQAMIAYLQQKGFPEVALHFVKDERTRFNLALESGNIQIAVASAKEIDEKDHWYRLGVEALRQGNAGIVEYAYQRTKNFERLSFLYLITGNLEKLSKMLRIAEVKNDVMGQFHNALYLGDVRERVKILENAGHLPLAYAAAKVHGLEDVVERLAAELGDDIPSFPKGKEPSLLMPPAPIMCGGDWPLLRVMKGIFEGGLDNMVRGGADEDEEEAADGDWGEELDMVDAVGLQNGDVTAILEDGEAAEENEEEEGGWDLEDLELPPEADTPRASVSARSSVFVAPTPGMPVSQIWIQRSSLAAEHAAAGNFDTAMRLLNRQLGIKNFVPLKPMFLDLHSGSHTYLRAFSSTPVISLAVERGWNKSASPNVRGPPALVFNFSHLEEKLKAGYKATTAGKFTEALKLFLSILHTIPLIVVDSRREVDEVKELIIIVKEYVLGLQMELKRREMKDNPVRQQELAAYFTHCNLQAPHLRLALQNAMTVCFKNKNLATAANFARRLLETNPPNENQARSARQVLAASERNMTDAAQLNYDFRNPFVVCGATYVPIYRGQKDVSCPYCGSRFVPSHEGQLCTVCDLAVVGADASGLLCSPTQIR; encoded by the exons ATGTTGACCAAGTTTGAGACCAAGAGTAATAGAGTGAAGGGGCTGAGTTTCCACAGTAAGAGACCATGGATCCTTGCTAGTCTCCACAGTGGCGTGATCCAGCTATGGGACTATCGTATGGGCACTCTCATCGATCGTTTTGATGAGCATGATGGCCCTGTTCGTGGTGTTCATTTCCATAAATCTCAACCTCTTTTTGTCTCTGGAG GTGATGATTACAAGATTAAAGTTTGGAACTACAAATTGCATAGGTGTCTGTTTACACTTCTTGGACATCTTGATTACATTCGTACCGTGCAGTTTCATCATGAATACCCATGGATTGTGAGTGCCAGTGATGATCAGACCATCCGCATTTGGAACTGGCAGTCTCGTACTTGCATTTCTGTGTTGACAGGACACAATCATTATGTGATGTGTGCCTCATTCCACCCTAAAGAAGACCTTGTTGTTTCTGCATCTCTGGATCAGACTGTTCGTGTTTGGGATATTGGTGCTTTGAGAAAAAAGACGGTGTCCCCTGCTGATGACATCATGAGGCTTACGCCGATGAACACTGATCTTTTCGGTGGTGTTGATGCTGTTGTTAAGTATGTTTTGGAGGGCCATGACAGAGGAGTCAACTGGGCTGCATTCCACCCAACACTACCTTTGATTGTCTCAGGAGCAGATGATCGCCAAGTAAAGTTGTGGCGCATGAATG ACACAAAGGCCTGGGAAGTGGACACGTTAAGAGGACACATGAACAATGTGTCATGTGTTATGTTCCATGCCAAGCAGGATATAATTGTATCAAATTCAGAGGATAAAAGCATTCGTGTCTGGGATGTAACTAAACGAACTGGTGTTCAAACTTTCCGTCGAGAACATGATCGATTCTGGATCCTTGCATCTCATCCTGAGATGAATCTTCTGGCTGCAGGTCATGACAGTGGCATGATTGTCTTTaagttagagagagaaaggcCTGCTTTTGCTTTAAGTGGTGATTCTTTGTTCTATACTAAAGATCGCTTTTTACGGTTTTTTGAGTTTTCAACTCAAAGAGATACACAAGTAATTCCCATCCGACGACCTGGCACCACAAGCCTGAATCAAAGTCCAAGAACTCTTTCATACAGTCCCACAGAAAATGCTGTTCTTATCTGCTCGGATGTGGATGGAGGATCTTATGAGTTATATGTCATTCCTAAAGACAGCATTGCTAGGGGTGATGCTGTGCCGGAGGCAAAGAGAGGTGCTGGTGGATCTGCTGTCTTTGTGGCTCGGAATAGGTTTGCTGTGCTTGATAAGAGCAGCAATCAAGTCCTAGTTAAGAACCTCAAGAATGAAGTTGTCAAAAAGAGTGGTCTTCCTATCAGTGGTGATGCTATATTCTATGCTGGTACAGGTAACTTGCTTTGCAGGGCGGAGGATAGGGTGGTCATATTTGATCTCCAGCAGAGGCTTGTTCTCGGGGAACTGCAGACACCTTTTGTCAAGTATGTTGTTTGGTCCAATGACATGGAAAGTGTTGCCTTGCTAAGCAAACATGCCATCATCATTGCTAGCAAGAAGCTTGTCCACCAATGCACCCTCCATGAAACAATCCGTGTAAAGAGTGGAGCTTGGGATGATAATGGTGTTTTCATTTACACAActttaaatcatatcaaatacTGCCTGCCTAATGGAGATAGTGGTATAATTAGAACCCTTGATGTCCCAATATATATCACTAAGATTTCTGGAAATACTATCTTTTGCTTAGATCGGGATGGGAAGAATAGGGCTATTGTTATTGATGCTACGGAATACATCTTTAAACTGTCTCTGCTGAAGAAGAGATATGATCATGTTATGAGCATGATAAGGAACTCACAGCTTTGTGGTCAGGCAATGATTGCTTATTTGCAACAGAAGGGGTTCCCAGAAGTCGCTCTGCATTTTGTGAAAGATGAGAGAACTAGGTTTAATTTGGCTTTAGAGAGTGGAAATATTCAGATTGCTGTGGCTTCAGCAAAGGAAATTGATGAGAAAGACCACTGGTATAGGTTGGGGGTTGAAGCTCTTCGCCAAGGGAATGCAGGTATAGTTGAATATGCCTACCAGAGGACAAAAAATTTTGAGAGGTTATCTTTCCTTTATCTCATAACTGGTAATTTGGAAAAGCTGTCCAAGATGCTTAGAATTGCTGAAGTTAAGAATGATGTCATGGGTCAGTTTCACAATGCCTTGTACTTGGGTGATGTCAGAGAACGTGTTAAGATCTTGGAGAATGCTGGCCATCTGCCACTTGCTTATGCCGCAGCTAAGGTCCATGGGCTGGAGGATGTTGTGGAACGTCTAGCAGCTGAGTTGGGAGATGATATTCCATCTTTTCCCAAGGGTAAAGAACCATCCCTTCTGATGCCCCCAGCCCCTATTATGTGTGGTGGTGATTGGCCTCTTCTGAGAGTCATGAAAGGTATATTTGAAGGTGGGCTGGATAATATGGTCAGAGGTGGTGCTGATGAGGATGAAGAAGAAGCTGCAGATGGTGATTGGGGCGAGGAACTGGACATGGTCGACGCGGTTGGTTTGCAAAACGGGGATGTCACAGCAATTTTGGAGGATGGGGAAGCAGctgaagaaaatgaagaggaGGAGGGAGGATGGGACCTTGAAGATCTGGAGCTACCTCCCGAGGCAGACACACCAAGGGCTTCTGTGAGTGCCCGCTCATCAGTTTTTGTTGCTCCAACTCCTGGCATGCCTGTAAGCCAGATTTGGATTCAGAGATCTTCACTTGCTGCTGAACATGCCGCAGCTGGCAATTTCGACACTGCCATGCGACTACTCAACAGGCAACTTGGAATTAAAAACTTTGTGCCTTTAAAACCCATGTTTCTCGATCTTCACTCAGGCAGCCATACCTATTTACGTGCATTTTCATCTACCCCAGTGATTTCACTGGCTGTTGAACGGGGATGGAACAAGTCTGCCAGCCCCAATGTTAGGGGCCctccagctctggttttcaacTTCTCTCACTTGGAAGAGAAGCTTAAGGCTGGTTACAAAGCCACGACAGCTGGGAAATTTACCGAGGCACTTAAACTCTTTCTTAGCATTCTTCACACAATTCCTCTGATAGTTGTTGACTCGAGGAGGGAAGTTGATGAAGTCAAGGAATTGATTATTATAGTCAAAGAGTATGTTTTGGGTCTGCAAATGGAGCTCAAGAGGAGGGAGATGAAAGACAATCCAGTACGCCAACAAGAGCTTGCTGCCTACTTCACACACTGCAACCTGCAAGCTCCTCACTTGAGGCTCGCGCTTCAAAATGCAATGACTGTCTGCTTCAAGAATAAGAACCTTGCTACAGCAGCTAACTTTGCCAGACGGCTATTGGAGACAAACCCCCCGAATGAGAACCAGGCAAGGTCTGCCAGGCAAGTATTGGCAGCTTCAGAGAGGAATATGACTGATGCTGCTCAGCTGAACTATGATTTTAGAAATCCTTTTGTGGTATGTGGTGCAACATATGTACCAATTTATCGAGGACAAAAGGATGTCTCTTGCCCCTATTGTGGTTCCCGATTTGTACCAAGCCATGAAGGGCAGCTGTGTACTGTTTGTGATCTTGCAGTAGTTGGGGCAGATGCTTCAGGGTTGCTCTGTTCTCCTACCCAGATACGGTGA